One window of the Pieris brassicae chromosome 4, ilPieBrab1.1, whole genome shotgun sequence genome contains the following:
- the LOC123709136 gene encoding protein Wnt-1 — MKCLCLLVLFLCLRCECAVSKPRRGRGSMWWGIAKAGEPNNLSPLSPGVLYMDPAVHATLRRKQRRLARENPGVLAAVAKGANMAVTECQHQFKYRRWNCSTRNFLRGKNLFGKIVDRGCRETAFIYGITSAGVTHAVSRACAEGSIESCTCDYSHVDRAPHRSRAAAAANVRVWKWGGCSDNIGYGFKFSREFVDTGERGKTLREKMNLHNNEAGRMHVQTEMRQECKCHGMSGSCTVKTCWMRLPSFRSVGDSLKDRFDGASRVMVSNTDLETTVQRNDAAPHRVPRRDRYRFQLRPHNPDHKSPGVKDLVYLESSPGFCEKNPRLGIPGTHGRTCNDTSIGVDGCDLMCCGRGYRTDTMFVVERCNCTFHWCCEVKCKLCRTEKVVHTCL; from the exons ATGAAGTGTTTGTGCCTGTTAGTGCTTTTTCTGTGTTTGCGGTGCGAATGTGCCGTCAGCAAGCCGCGCAGAGGACGCGGCAGCATGTGGTG GGGTATAGCGAAAGCAGGGGAACCAAATAATCTATCACCACTATCGCCTGGAGTTCTGTATATGGACCCAGCAGTACATGCGACGCTGAGGCGGAAGCAAAGAAGATTAGCAAGAGAAAATCCTGGGGTTCTAGCAGCAGTTGCTAAAGGAGCAAACATGGCGGTAACAGAATGCCAACACCAGTTTAAGTACAGAAGGTGGAACTGCTCCACCAGAAATTTCTTGAGAGGGAAGAACCTATTCGGCAAAATTGTAGATAGAG gGTGTCGAGAAACAGCCTTTATTTACGGGATCACCAGCGCGGGTGTAACACATGCAGTATCACGAGCATGCGCCGAAGGTTCCATAGAATCTTGCACGTGTGATTATTCACACGTTGACCGCGCCCCCCACCGCTCAAGAGCTGCTGCTGCCGCCAACGTTCGCGTCTGGAAATGGGGGGGATGCAGTGATAACATTGGCTATGGTTTCAAGTTCAGCAGGGAATTTGTTGACACTGGCGAGAGAGGCAAAACTTTAAGAGAGAAAATGAATCTACATAACAACGAGGCTGGGAGAATG CACGTGCAAACGGAGATGCGGCAGGAATGCAAATGCCACGGAATGTCAGGCTCGTGCACGGTTAAGACCTGTTGGATGCGGCTGCCAAGTTTCCGTTCAGTCGGCGACTCATTGAAAGACCGCTTCGACGGGGCATCGCGAGTGATGGTATCTAACACGGACCTTGAAACAACCGTGCAACGAAACGACGCAGCCCCACACAGAGTTCCTCGCAGGGATCGATACAGATTCCAACTGCGACCGCACAATCCCGATCACAAATCACCGGGAGTCAAAGACCTCGTCTACTTGGAATCGTCGCCTGGTTTCTGCGAAAAGAATCCTCGCCTGGGTATACCCGGCACCCACGGGCGTACTTGCAACGACACTAGTATCGGAGTGGACGGCTGCGACCTCATGTGCTGCGGCCGCGGTTACCGGACTGACACCATGTTCGTAGTGGAACGGTGTAATTGTACATTCCATTGGTGTTGTGAAGTGAAATGCAAATTGTGTCGCACGGAAAAAGTGGTACACACATGTTTATAG
- the LOC123708789 gene encoding uncharacterized protein LOC123708789 isoform X2, producing the protein MTGLQFLELPSPPKDDSRWVFFINRQGVLECINQSFHSFTNDGVQKVLLGYDCIINYGMMEVLLMLVGVPPQHNSPDRDDFIETKMNNVIPNKKYLFKKFKDDEWLFHDLEYDFKSAGHYDSHKFTVNGRATLIPKDDSKSNLEIGFKKDFSSIDIKKIKMVYNFISKKTARAHLPQCSKMFNPGSNFSNYRENRLTEGKPRNKPNKYLGLPKEAPEGDDVNSHVDEDNSQTNKNITTSETVMDNNDNDEEEEIEEPENKETEEVGKDAEEEIEEPENKETEDFGKDAEEEIEESVDDVLKEDSQKTEERLEANETVDNTALKGKKNEKRQTFLDLSDFGTEENT; encoded by the exons ATGACTGGCCTTCAGTTCCTGGAGCTGCCAAGTCCACCTAAAGATGACAGCAGATGGGTCTTCTTCATAAACCGACAGGGCGTGCTTGAATGTATTAATCAATCTTTTCATAGCTTTACCAATGATGGAGTTCAG AAAGTCCTTCTTGGTTACGACTGTATAATCAACTATGGAATGATGGAGGTATTATTGATGCTTGTTGGTGTTCCACCACAACACAATTCCCCTGATCGTGATGATTTTATTGAGACTAAAATGAATAATGTAATCCCTA acaagaaatatttatttaaaaaatttaaagatgaTGAATGGTTGTTTCATGACCTGGAGTATGACTTTAAAAGCGCTGGACATTACGATTCTCATAAATTCACTGTTAACGGTAGAGCAACTCTTATACCAAAG gATGACAGCAAATCAAACTTAGAGATtggatttaaaaaagattttagttctattgatataaaaaaaattaaaatggtatacaactttatttctaaaaagacaGCCAGAGCTCATCTCCCTCAATgtagtaaaatgtttaatcCGGGATCTAACTTCAGTAATTACCGCGAAAATAGACTAACTGAAGGTAAACCAAGGAATAaacctaataaatatttaggacTACCAAAAGAAGCTCCCGAGGGCGACGATGTTAATAGCCACGTTGATGAAGATAATagtcaaacaaataaaaatataacaacatCAGAAACTGTTATGGATAATAATGACAATgatgaagaagaagaaatagaagaacctgaaaataaagaaacagaAGAGGTTGGAAAGGATGCAGAAGAGGAAATAGAAGAACctgaaaataaagaaacagaAGACTTTGGAAAGGATGCAGAAGAGGAAATAGAAGAAAGTGTTGACGACGTTTTAAAGGAAGACAGTCAAAAAACTGAAGAGCGATTAGAAGCTAACGAAACTGTAGATAACACAGCATTAAAAGGaaagaaaaatgaaaaacgtCAAACCTTCTTGGACTTATCCGATTTTGGTACTGAAGAGAACACTTAA
- the LOC123708789 gene encoding uncharacterized protein LOC123708789 isoform X1, which produces MRYTLLRLVLFGLYIGFLKETSVNGAIKFLSNLRRENAVTDHKQSVEETPLDDKEEPGFNLDEREIKKFHIWPKGIIPYYIDDFSFDKVLRDTIRAFLEHTSRMTGLQFLELPSPPKDDSRWVFFINRQGVLECINQSFHSFTNDGVQKVLLGYDCIINYGMMEVLLMLVGVPPQHNSPDRDDFIETKMNNVIPNKKYLFKKFKDDEWLFHDLEYDFKSAGHYDSHKFTVNGRATLIPKDDSKSNLEIGFKKDFSSIDIKKIKMVYNFISKKTARAHLPQCSKMFNPGSNFSNYRENRLTEGKPRNKPNKYLGLPKEAPEGDDVNSHVDEDNSQTNKNITTSETVMDNNDNDEEEEIEEPENKETEEVGKDAEEEIEEPENKETEDFGKDAEEEIEESVDDVLKEDSQKTEERLEANETVDNTALKGKKNEKRQTFLDLSDFGTEENT; this is translated from the exons ATGCGCTACACACTTTTAAGATTAGTACTGTTTGGATTGTACATCGGATTTTTAAAGG AAACGTCAGTAAATGGAGCTATAAAATTCCTAAGTAATTTAAGAAGAGAAAACGCTGTTACTGATCATAAACAAAGTGTAGAAGAAACTCCTCTTGATGACAAAGAGGAACCAGGCTTCAATTTGGACGAGCGGGAAATCAAAAAGTTTCATATTTGGCCGAAAGGGATAATACCATATTACatagacgatttttcattcg ATAAAGTTTTAAGAGATACAATTCGGGCTTTCCTTGAGCATACCAGTCGTATGACTGGCCTTCAGTTCCTGGAGCTGCCAAGTCCACCTAAAGATGACAGCAGATGGGTCTTCTTCATAAACCGACAGGGCGTGCTTGAATGTATTAATCAATCTTTTCATAGCTTTACCAATGATGGAGTTCAG AAAGTCCTTCTTGGTTACGACTGTATAATCAACTATGGAATGATGGAGGTATTATTGATGCTTGTTGGTGTTCCACCACAACACAATTCCCCTGATCGTGATGATTTTATTGAGACTAAAATGAATAATGTAATCCCTA acaagaaatatttatttaaaaaatttaaagatgaTGAATGGTTGTTTCATGACCTGGAGTATGACTTTAAAAGCGCTGGACATTACGATTCTCATAAATTCACTGTTAACGGTAGAGCAACTCTTATACCAAAG gATGACAGCAAATCAAACTTAGAGATtggatttaaaaaagattttagttctattgatataaaaaaaattaaaatggtatacaactttatttctaaaaagacaGCCAGAGCTCATCTCCCTCAATgtagtaaaatgtttaatcCGGGATCTAACTTCAGTAATTACCGCGAAAATAGACTAACTGAAGGTAAACCAAGGAATAaacctaataaatatttaggacTACCAAAAGAAGCTCCCGAGGGCGACGATGTTAATAGCCACGTTGATGAAGATAATagtcaaacaaataaaaatataacaacatCAGAAACTGTTATGGATAATAATGACAATgatgaagaagaagaaatagaagaacctgaaaataaagaaacagaAGAGGTTGGAAAGGATGCAGAAGAGGAAATAGAAGAACctgaaaataaagaaacagaAGACTTTGGAAAGGATGCAGAAGAGGAAATAGAAGAAAGTGTTGACGACGTTTTAAAGGAAGACAGTCAAAAAACTGAAGAGCGATTAGAAGCTAACGAAACTGTAGATAACACAGCATTAAAAGGaaagaaaaatgaaaaacgtCAAACCTTCTTGGACTTATCCGATTTTGGTACTGAAGAGAACACTTAA
- the LOC123708790 gene encoding protein Wnt-6 isoform X1 encodes MRPVVVATCLLLLAPITDSWWASGSAVILDPRMVCKKNRRPRGRLAQICRNETGLLKEITRGVSLGASECAHQFRNRRWNCTTQRRSMRKILMRDTRETGFVNAITAAGVTYAITRACTAGSLLECSCEKEVPKPRRGRVPAIPLPPAPAQTDRWQWGGCSDNVRFGLQKSREFMDSRYRKKSDIKTLIKLHNHNAGRLAIKSNMRVECKCHGLSGSCTLRTCWWRMPTFREIGDRLRDKFEGAAKVIGSNDGESFMPESSNIKKPGKKDLIYAEESPDFCSPNMKTGSLGTHGRQCNISSAGTDSCDQLCCRRGYVESTIRETENCNCQFKWCCEVICETCYVKRDIQTCL; translated from the exons GTGATCCTGGACCCTCGCATGGTCTGCAAGAAGAACCGACGTCCTAGAGGCCGGTTGGCGCAGATCTGTCGCAACGAGACTGGTCTACTTAAGGAGATCACCCGAGGTGTGTCCCTTGGGGCCAGCGAGTGCGCGCACCAGTTCAGGAATCGAAGGTGGAATTGTACGACCCAGAGGCGCAGCATGAGGAAAATATTGATGAGAG ATACGAGAGAGACAGGGTTCGTAAATGCAATCACCGCAGCGGGAGTGACATATGCCATTACTCGGGCGTGCACAGCGGGCTCATTGCTCGAATGTTCATGCGAAAAG GAAGTACCAAAGCCCCGCCGTGGTCGCGTACCAGCTATACCCCTTCCCCCTGCGCCCGCGCAGACAGATAGGTGGCAATGGGGAGGCTGCAGCGACAATGTACGCTTTGGGTTGCAGAAGTCTAGAGAATTTATGGATAGTCGATATAGGAAAAAAAGCGACATAAAAACTCTGATCAAACTACATAATCACAACGCTGGGAGGTTG GCAATCAAGTCCAACATGAGAGTGGAATGTAAGTGTCATGGTCTTTCCGGTTCCTGTACACTAAGGACCTGCTGGTGGAGGATGCCCACTTTCAGAGAAATTGGCGATCGACTTAGGGATAAATTTGAAGGAGCTGCAAAG GTGATAGGCAGCAACGATGGTGAAAGCTTCATGCCAGAGAGCTCAAACATAAAGAAACCTggtaaaaaagatttaatatatGCTGAAGAATCACCAGATTTTTGTTCGCCAAACATGAAGACTGGATCTCTTGGGACCCATGGACGACAATGTAATATAAGTTCAGCGGGTACAGACAGTTGTGACCAGCTCTGTTGCAGACGAGGATATGTTGAAAGCACGATTAGAGAGACTGAAAATTGTAACTGTCAATTTAAATGGTGTTGCGAAGTTATATGTGAAACGTGTTACGTAAAACGTGACATACAAACATGCTTATAA
- the LOC123708790 gene encoding protein Wnt-6 isoform X2: MVCKKNRRPRGRLAQICRNETGLLKEITRGVSLGASECAHQFRNRRWNCTTQRRSMRKILMRDTRETGFVNAITAAGVTYAITRACTAGSLLECSCEKEVPKPRRGRVPAIPLPPAPAQTDRWQWGGCSDNVRFGLQKSREFMDSRYRKKSDIKTLIKLHNHNAGRLAIKSNMRVECKCHGLSGSCTLRTCWWRMPTFREIGDRLRDKFEGAAKVIGSNDGESFMPESSNIKKPGKKDLIYAEESPDFCSPNMKTGSLGTHGRQCNISSAGTDSCDQLCCRRGYVESTIRETENCNCQFKWCCEVICETCYVKRDIQTCL, translated from the exons ATGGTCTGCAAGAAGAACCGACGTCCTAGAGGCCGGTTGGCGCAGATCTGTCGCAACGAGACTGGTCTACTTAAGGAGATCACCCGAGGTGTGTCCCTTGGGGCCAGCGAGTGCGCGCACCAGTTCAGGAATCGAAGGTGGAATTGTACGACCCAGAGGCGCAGCATGAGGAAAATATTGATGAGAG ATACGAGAGAGACAGGGTTCGTAAATGCAATCACCGCAGCGGGAGTGACATATGCCATTACTCGGGCGTGCACAGCGGGCTCATTGCTCGAATGTTCATGCGAAAAG GAAGTACCAAAGCCCCGCCGTGGTCGCGTACCAGCTATACCCCTTCCCCCTGCGCCCGCGCAGACAGATAGGTGGCAATGGGGAGGCTGCAGCGACAATGTACGCTTTGGGTTGCAGAAGTCTAGAGAATTTATGGATAGTCGATATAGGAAAAAAAGCGACATAAAAACTCTGATCAAACTACATAATCACAACGCTGGGAGGTTG GCAATCAAGTCCAACATGAGAGTGGAATGTAAGTGTCATGGTCTTTCCGGTTCCTGTACACTAAGGACCTGCTGGTGGAGGATGCCCACTTTCAGAGAAATTGGCGATCGACTTAGGGATAAATTTGAAGGAGCTGCAAAG GTGATAGGCAGCAACGATGGTGAAAGCTTCATGCCAGAGAGCTCAAACATAAAGAAACCTggtaaaaaagatttaatatatGCTGAAGAATCACCAGATTTTTGTTCGCCAAACATGAAGACTGGATCTCTTGGGACCCATGGACGACAATGTAATATAAGTTCAGCGGGTACAGACAGTTGTGACCAGCTCTGTTGCAGACGAGGATATGTTGAAAGCACGATTAGAGAGACTGAAAATTGTAACTGTCAATTTAAATGGTGTTGCGAAGTTATATGTGAAACGTGTTACGTAAAACGTGACATACAAACATGCTTATAA